A section of the Trueperaceae bacterium genome encodes:
- a CDS encoding tyrosine-protein phosphatase, translating into MAHDPAFDPASDPPPPDPDVRDDGVPAHRAPRFLELEGARNVRDLGGWPRETGGTTPFDRVWRADSLVHASDADRDRLHEVGVRTIFDLRNAVERENEPGAMHEDGRFDVQGVDLMAPLLEARHAGALDGDPFDLERMYVDLLATGRARFLALFERMHAARDRGAVLVHCTAGKDRTGLVAATLLRAASVPEPAVLDEYVLTQERLAPIHDRLLASVVATGVPEAAAPGLLGAERHYLEGALPHVDDELLDAARGLLP; encoded by the coding sequence ATGGCGCACGACCCCGCATTCGACCCCGCATCCGACCCCCCACCGCCCGACCCCGACGTCCGCGACGACGGCGTCCCCGCCCACCGCGCCCCCCGCTTCCTCGAACTCGAGGGGGCGCGCAACGTCCGCGACCTGGGGGGATGGCCGCGCGAGACCGGCGGCACCACGCCCTTCGACCGCGTGTGGCGCGCCGATTCGCTCGTGCACGCCAGCGACGCCGACCGCGACCGGCTGCACGAGGTCGGCGTGCGGACGATCTTCGACCTGCGCAACGCCGTCGAGCGCGAGAACGAGCCCGGCGCGATGCACGAGGACGGGCGGTTCGACGTCCAAGGCGTCGACCTGATGGCGCCCCTCCTCGAGGCGCGGCACGCCGGCGCGTTGGACGGCGACCCGTTCGACCTGGAGCGCATGTACGTCGACCTGCTCGCCACCGGACGCGCGCGGTTCCTGGCGTTGTTCGAACGCATGCACGCCGCCCGCGACCGCGGCGCGGTGCTGGTGCACTGCACCGCCGGCAAGGACCGGACGGGCCTCGTGGCCGCGACGCTGCTGCGCGCCGCGAGCGTCCCGGAACCCGCGGTCCTCGACGAGTACGTCCTCACCCAGGAACGGCTCGCGCCGATCCACGACCGCCTGCTCGCCTCGGTCGTCGCGACGGGCGTCCCGGAGGCGGCCGCCCCCGGCCTGCTCGGGGCGGAACGCCACTACCTGGAGGGCGCGCTTCCCCACGTGGACGACGAGCTGCTCGACGCGGCGCGCGGCCTGCTGCCCTGA
- a CDS encoding invasin domain 3-containing protein, whose protein sequence is EAVINADDDVGGVVGDQASPSALTRVLVAGAVSGAASSTGALVGDADATTVTATDVFWNATVSPDLPASGAGTGTMVGTARGISEAAAQAYGTYAAAGWSIANGRPRVEGSANATWTVCSGAFPTLAWLAPASCLPASSPVAGLAVGGFDGAQLRNVPFDVTVSLVDAVGERAFATTASTLALSASGGAVDGDLLRYVGDDAVAPRVTVSPGDASVVVKDVFYTGLSGPEGGDVALVVSGVDGDVASTRTSTSDLSVRDVEMRVDVSPTTVLVDGVDTATVTVDLLDADGAPVAGEPITLTTDLGGFARPAGAPVAERVIDTDADGRVQATLSPDGRVGVATVTARCPGACPKQVEVTFTGEVDDLRVVPGNGEAWLYFAPLGAGVTTVAYELDASGTWVEADPPRTRGPIRIDGLENGRSYAVRVKGLTVAGELPATDPVTFTPGPVARPEVTWSAGPVGTADVVGGATRVTTTFTVTNEGTTPLPEVWVGAPDGGAWILDAVRIDGPDDAPSVLVAEEATRWRLRFRDAPLAPGGSVDVTLTLRESEVE, encoded by the coding sequence TCGAGGCTGTGATCAACGCGGATGACGATGTCGGGGGTGTCGTCGGCGACCAAGCTAGCCCGAGTGCCCTCACGCGGGTCCTCGTCGCCGGCGCCGTGTCCGGTGCTGCGTCCTCCACGGGCGCGCTCGTGGGGGACGCCGACGCGACGACCGTGACCGCCACCGACGTCTTCTGGAACGCGACGGTCTCGCCGGATCTCCCCGCTTCGGGGGCCGGGACCGGCACGATGGTCGGCACGGCGCGCGGCATATCCGAAGCGGCGGCGCAGGCGTACGGCACGTACGCAGCGGCGGGCTGGAGCATCGCCAACGGGCGTCCGCGCGTCGAGGGGTCGGCGAACGCGACGTGGACGGTGTGCAGTGGGGCGTTCCCGACCCTCGCGTGGCTCGCTCCGGCGTCGTGCCTGCCGGCCTCGTCGCCCGTCGCCGGGCTCGCCGTCGGGGGCTTCGACGGCGCGCAACTCCGCAACGTCCCGTTCGACGTCACCGTCTCCCTCGTCGACGCGGTGGGCGAGCGCGCCTTCGCGACGACGGCGTCGACGCTGGCGCTGTCCGCCTCGGGGGGCGCCGTCGACGGGGACCTGCTTCGGTACGTCGGGGACGACGCCGTCGCGCCCCGGGTCACGGTGTCGCCGGGCGACGCGTCGGTCGTGGTGAAGGATGTGTTCTACACCGGGCTGAGCGGGCCGGAGGGCGGCGACGTCGCACTCGTCGTCTCGGGCGTCGACGGCGACGTCGCGAGCACCCGCACCTCGACGAGCGACCTGTCGGTCCGCGACGTCGAGATGCGCGTCGACGTCTCCCCGACGACCGTGCTCGTCGACGGGGTGGACACCGCCACCGTGACGGTCGACCTGCTCGATGCCGACGGCGCCCCCGTCGCCGGCGAACCGATCACCCTCACGACCGACCTCGGTGGGTTCGCCCGGCCGGCGGGTGCCCCGGTGGCCGAGCGGGTGATCGACACCGACGCCGACGGCCGCGTCCAGGCGACGTTGTCGCCCGACGGCCGCGTCGGGGTTGCGACCGTGACGGCGCGCTGTCCCGGCGCCTGCCCGAAGCAGGTGGAGGTCACCTTCACGGGTGAGGTGGACGACCTGCGGGTCGTGCCCGGGAACGGCGAGGCGTGGCTGTACTTCGCGCCGCTCGGGGCGGGGGTCACGACCGTCGCGTACGAGCTCGATGCCTCGGGGACCTGGGTCGAGGCCGACCCCCCGCGGACGCGGGGCCCGATCCGCATCGACGGTCTCGAGAACGGCCGCTCGTACGCCGTCCGCGTGAAGGGGCTGACCGTCGCGGGGGAGCTTCCGGCCACCGACCCGGTGACGTTCACGCCGGGACCGGTCGCGCGCCCCGAGGTCACGTGGAGCGCCGGCCCGGTCGGAACGGCCGACGTCGTGGGCGGCGCCACCCGCGTCACGACCACCTTCACGGTCACGAACGAGGGAACGACCCCCCTTCCCGAGGTGTGGGTCGGAGCGCCGGACGGCGGCGCCTGGATCCTGGACGCCGTCCGCATCGACGGTCCCGACGACGCCCCCTCCGTCCTCGTCGCGGAGGAGGCCACGCGCTGGCGCCTCCGCTTCCGCGACGCGCCGCTCGCGCCGGGCGGCTCGGTGGACGTCACCCTCACGCTGCGCGAATCGGAGGTCGAATGA